One Setaria italica strain Yugu1 chromosome I, Setaria_italica_v2.0, whole genome shotgun sequence DNA window includes the following coding sequences:
- the LOC101773964 gene encoding phosphatidylinositol N-acetylglucosaminyltransferase subunit C has protein sequence MKSSDGNRIRLQPMWRKVAYGGRQPGYDDNHTDESFLEEMVMNANVVKRDLLKVMIDSVSISQYLCIVALVVSTWTLTLNLDINETTLLKLDVGLLLVGFSVLLLTTCPFSLKLLAKYVLNISFFISGLYVLAPIYHTLTRSISSDSIWALAVSLLLVHLFLHDYSGSTIRPPGALNNPKLTSNISLNASIVASVLVASRLPSRLHVFAIMLFSLQVFLFAPLITFCVKKYHFRLHLLFSFALMVVTLSVTYQLHRMFFILLLALLVFISIVCPYWLIRIQEYKFEINGPWDEAKLCFDITE, from the coding sequence ATGAAGAGCAGCGATGGAAACCGGATCAGGTTACAGCCAATGTGGAGAAAAGTTGCCTATGGGGGAAGGCAACCAGGATACGATGATAACCACACCGATGAGTCGTTCCTCGAGGAGATGGTTATGAACGCCAATGTTGTCAAGAGAGACCTTCTGAAAGTGATGATTGACTCCGTCTCCATTTCGCAATATCTCTGCATTGTCGCTCTTGTGGTTTCGACATGGACCCTCACATTGAACTTGGACATTAATGAGACCACTCTTCTCAAGCTAGATGTTGGTCTCCTGCTGGTTGGTTTCTCTGTCCTCTTGCTCACGACTTGTCCATTCTCTCTGAAGCTTCTGGCAAAGTATGTCCTCAACATATCTTTCTTCATCAGTGGTCTTTATGTTCTTGCGCCAATTTACCATACCCTCACTAGGTCCATCAGTTCAGACTCAATATGGGCCCTTGCTGTATCTCTTCTGCTGGTTCATCTCTTTCTGCATGATTATTCTGGTTCAACTATAAGGCCTCCAGGAGCACTCAACAATCCAAAGTTAACCAGCAATATTTCCTTGAATGCGTCAATAGTAGCATCTGTGCTTGTGGCTTCACGTTTGCCATCAAGGCTGCATGTCTTTGCGATCATGCTCTTCTCCTTGCAAGTCTTCCTGTTTGCACCCCTCATTACATTCTGTGTCAAGAAGTACCACTTTAGGCTTCATCTCCTGTTCTCCTTCGCATTGATGGTTGTCACCCTGAGCGTCACATACCAGTTGCACCGAATGTTCTTCATTCTCCTATTGGCACTTCTTGTTTTTATTTCGATCGTTTGCCCTTACTGGCTTATTAGGATTCAAGAATACAAGTTTGAGATCAATGGCCCCTGGGATGAAGCAAAACTCTGCTTTGATATAACTGAATGA
- the LOC101772735 gene encoding long-chain-alcohol oxidase FAO2, with protein MVAGEKRGHPLLRGGGARRERYTHGFSSSQMAALTALCGALVPSLPPPVSRNGHHPEEDGGPGGGERGGNKVVEEFLLASAADPPVPDEVAELMSRRCLPEALALVRAVLWLLGTRLGALALCGARCLSWRFPFVRRFAELPPEEREGAMQRWSRQTLLPPLRIFFLITKVFCLYVFYSWTDENSENPHWRATGYSPPLADEEHAAAAEEGRPEKRPLDDGVVETTNETDASLAASLAAKGLAVTEDAARNVCTVECDVVIVGSGCGGGVSAAVLAGAGYKVVVIEKGSYFTARDYTAVEAPSMEQLYEGGGFVSTLSGGALILAGSAVGGGTAVNWSACIKTPDEVRAEWARDQGIPLFATDEYAAAMDRVFERLGVTHGCNEEGLQNKVLRKGCEKLGYKVESVSRNSSEGHYCGSCGFGCRTGDKRGTDTTWLVDAVSHGAVILTGCKAEKLLLMERAGTGGADGRAKRCAGVVARSTNPAVTRTLEVRARATVSACGSLLTPVLLRGSGLSNRHIGKNLHLHPTALVWGYFPESTTAEPDLKGKMYEGGIITSLHKVEGPPGAPARAILETPAMGLAAAGTQFPWVSGRDMKERMLRYGRTVHLFSLVRDRGSGTVHGERRVAYHLDAADREDMREGLRRALRVLAAAGAAEIGTHRSDGQRFVCRGATEAALEEFLDGVDVVRGPKSKAEAWSLFCTAHQMGSCRMGATAADGAVDARGESWEAQRLYVCDGSVLPSAVGVNPMVTIQSVAYCLATGIAESLRRDPAF; from the exons ATGGTCGCGGGCGAGAAGCGGGGGCACCCTCTCCTGAGGGGCGGGGGCGCGAGGAGGGAGCGCTACACCCACGGTTTCTCGTCGTCCCAGATGGCCGCGCTCACCGCGCTGTGCGGCGCGCTGGTGccgtccctgccgccgccggtcagCCGGAACGGACACCAtccggaggaggacggcggccccggcgggggcgagcgcggcggcaaCAAGGTCGTGGAGGAGTTCCTCCTCGCCTCGGCCGCAGACCCGCCCGtgccggacgaggtggcggAGCTCATGTCGCGGAGGTGCCTCCCGGAGGCGCTGGCGCTGGTGCGCGCGGTGCTGTGGCTGCTGGGCACGCGGCTGGGGGCGCTGGCGCTGTGCGGGGCCCGGTGCCTGTCGTGGCGGTTCCCGTTCGTGCGCCGGTTCGCCGAGCTGCCGCCGGAAGAAAGGGAAGGCGCGATGCAGCGGTGGAGCCGGCAGACGCTGCTCCCGCCGCTGcgcatcttcttcctcatcacCAAGGTCTTCTGCCTCTACGTCTTCTACTCCTGG ACCGACGAGAACTCGGAGAACCCGCACTGGCGCGCCACCGGGTACAGCCCGCCGCTGGCCGACGAGGagcatgcggcggcggcggaagaaggGCGTCCCGAGAAGCGGCCCCTCGACGACGGCGTCGTGGAGACGACCAACGAGACCGACGCGTCCCTGGCGGCGTCGCTCGCGGCGAAGGGGCTCGCGGTGACCGAGGACGCGGCGCGGAACGTGTGCACGGTCGAGTGCGACGTCGTCATCGTCGGGTCCGGCTGCGGCGGGGGCgtgtcggcggcggtgctcgcgGGGGCAGGATACAAGGTGGTCGTCATCGAGAAAGGGAGCTACTTCACGGCGCGGGACTACACGGCCGTGGAGGCGCCGTCGATGGAGCAGCTCTACGAGGGCGGCGGGTTCGTCAGCacgctcagcggcggcgcgctgaTCCTGGCGGGgtcggcggtcggcggcggcacggccgtGAACTGGTCGGCCTGCATCAAGACCCCCGACGAGGTGCGCGCGGAGTGGGCGCGCGACCAGGGGATCCCGCTGTTCGCCACCGACGAgtacgccgccgccatggacagGGTGTTCGAGCGGCTCGGCGTGACGCACGGGTGCAACGAGGAGGGGCTCCAGAACAAGGTCCTCCGCAAGGGGTGCGAGAAGCTCGGGTACAAGGTGGAGTCCGTGTCGAGGAACTCGTCGGAGGGCCACTACTGCGGCAGCTGCGGGTTCGGCTGCCGCACGGGCGACAAGCGCGGCACGGACACGACGTGGCTGGTCGACGCGGTGAGCCACGGCGCGGTGATCCTGACGGGGTGCAAGGCTGAGAAGCTGCTGCTGATGGAgcgcgccggcaccggcggcgcggacggcaGGGCGAAGCGGTGCGCCGGCGTGGTGGCGAGGAGCACCAACCCGGCGGTCACGAGGACGCTGGAGGTGCGCGCCAGGGCGACCGTCTCGGCGTGCGGGTCGCTCCTGACGCCGGTGCTGCTGCGCGGGAGCGGGCTCAGCAACCGGCACATCGGCAAgaacctccacctccacccgaCGGCGCTGGTGTGGGGCTACTTCCCGGAAAGCACCACGGCGGAGCCGGACCTCAAGGGCAAGATGTACGAGGGCGGCATCATCACGTCCCTGCACAAGGTGGAAGGCCCTCCCGGCGCGCCGGCCCGCGCCATCCTGGAGACGCCGGCGATGGGGCTGGCCGCGGCGGGGACGCAGTTCCCCTGGGTGTCAGGGCGGGACATGAAGGAGCGGATGCTCAGGTACGGCCGCACGGTGCACCTCTTCTCCCTGGTCAGGGACCGCGGCTCCGGCACCGTGCACGGCGAGCGCCGGGTCGCGTACCACCTCGACGCCGCGGACCGGGAGGACATGCGCGAGGGCCTGCGCCGCGCGCTGCGggtcctggcggcggcgggcgcggcggagaTCGGGACCCACCGCAGCGACGGGCAGCGGTTCGTGTGCCGGGGCGCCACGGAGGCCGCGCTGGAGGAGTTCCTTGACGGCGTGGACGTGGTGCGCGGGCCCAAGTCGAAGGCCGAGGCGTGGAGCCTCTTCTGCACGGCGCACCAGATGGGCAGCTGCCGGATGGGCGCCACGGCCGCAGACGGCGCCGTGGACGCGCGTGGTGAGAGCTGGGAGGCCCAGCGCCTGTACGTGTGCGACGGCAGCGTCCTGCCGAGCGCCGTAGGTGTCAACCCCATGGTCACCATCCAGTCCGTAGCCTACTGCCTCGCCACCGGCATCGCCGAGTCGCTCAGGCGCGACCCGGCTTTCTGA
- the LOC101773146 gene encoding LOW QUALITY PROTEIN: pentatricopeptide repeat-containing protein At4g36680, mitochondrial-like (The sequence of the model RefSeq protein was modified relative to this genomic sequence to represent the inferred CDS: deleted 1 base in 1 codon), protein MAALAILLRHSRRACARAHGTTLSRALSTTSAGTEPGALSVSDATRRLRREHDPDRAVSILEAIDKASISAASTRHALSLAARRLSRSGRSADVEALLYSHLPASTTEPHLAAVLCSYASANLPEKALEAFRSAAPSLPTPISPLPFNALLSTFIRCRCHRRVPVLFSELSKEFSITPNATSYGILVKAYCMTRDDVKAKQALDQLREQGISPTTNIYTSLIDSMYKQKKTEEAEHLWKEMVESGCKPDVAAYNVKAMNYGLNGKPEEVLEVMMEMEADGVKPDTITYNFLMTSYCRSGKLEDAKVLYHSLAEKGCSANAATYKHMLAALCAHGDFDAGLGIAKESLKRHKVPDFKTMKGLVEGLAKGGRVAEAKEIIAEVKKRFPENSMSGWKKLEKELGLDSDSRDTQSKGTSGETAVESKSVAADAHELEGSVIEETAVSEESSDDEVPVPEVSSSKEVPQGPA, encoded by the exons ATGGCTGCGCTCGCGATCCTC CTCCGCCACAGCCGCCGCGCCTGCGCCCGCGCCCACGGCACCACCCTCTCCCGTGCGCTCTCCACCACCTCAGCTGGCACCGAGCCCGGCGCCCTCTCGGTGTCCGACGCCacgcggcgcctccgccgcgagCACGATCCGGACCGCGCGGTCTCCATCCTGGAGGCTATCGACAAGGCCtccatctccgccgcctccacacGCCACGCGCTCTCcctggccgcgcgccgcctctcCCGCTCCGGCCGCTCCGCCGACGTGGAGGCGCTCCTCTACTCCCATCTCCCCGCGTCCACCACCGAgccccacctcgccgccgtcctgtgCTCCTACGCCTCCGCCAACCTCCCCGAGAAGGCCCTAGAGGCCTTCCGCTCCGCTGCGCCGTCCCTCCCGACCCCCATCTCCCCGCTCCCCTTCAACGCCCTCCTTTCCACCTTCATACGatgccgctgccaccgccgcgtCCCTGTCCTCTTCTCCGAGCTCTCCAAGGAGTTCTCCATCACCCCCAACGCCACATCCTATGGCATCCTTGTCAAGGCCTACTGCATGACCCGCGACGATGTTAAGGCGAAACAAGCCTTGGATCAACTGCGTGAGCAAGGTATCTCGCCGACCACCAATATCTACACCTCACTGATCGATTCAATGTATAAGCAGAAGAAGACTGAGGAAGCTGAGCACTTGTGGAAGGAGATGGTCGAGAGTGGATGCAAGCCCGATGTGGCAGCTTACAATGTGAAGGCCATGAACTATGGACTGAATGGGAAGCCGGAAGAGGTACTGGAGgtgatgatggagatggaggCAGATGGAGTGAAGCCAGACACCATCACCTACAATTTCCTTATGACTAGCTATTGCAGGAGTGGAAAATTGGAGGATGCCAAGGTTCTGTACCATTCACTAGCTGAGAAGGGGTGCTCCGCGAATGCTGCTACGTACAAGCACATGTTGGCAGCGCTGTGTGCCCATGGTGACTTTGATGCTGGGTTGGGCATTGCCAAGGAAAGCTTGAAGAGGCACAAGGTGCCAGATTTTaagacaatgaaagggttggTTGAGGGATTGGCAAAGGGAGGTAGGGTGGCTGAGGCCAAGGAGATTATTGCCGAGGTGAAGAAGAGGTTCCCAGAGAATTCGATGTCTGGGTGGAAGAAGCTTGAGAAGGAACTTGGGTTGGACTCGGATAGCAGAGACACTCAGTCAAAAGGTACATCTGGAGAAACTGCTGTGGAGTCAAAGTCTGTTGCTGCAGACGCACATGAGCTGGAAGGATCTGTCATTGAGGAAACTGCTGTATCAGAAGAATCCAGTGATGATGAAGTGCCTGTGCCTGAGGTATCCTCTAGTAAGGAAGTGCCACAAGGTCCCGCTTAA
- the LOC101771129 gene encoding uncharacterized protein LOC101771129: MQAPRGEGGFLGKRKEREYYPPYPSASSSQAQQAVLLQRPPQPFSRPDPRIAIKPDRAAALRLGAKPPLPRPGAAGPHAVGVGVGVGGNKLLAGYLAHEFLRCGTLLGERRLEPLGRKEKEPALAAPAPEPSRRYAEVSRLLMAGGARIPGIVNPSQLGRWLRIKE; this comes from the coding sequence ATGCAGGCGCCACGTGGCGAGGGAGGCTTCCTCGGGAAGCGGAAGGAGCGCGAGTACTACCCCCCGTACCCCTCGGCCTCGTCGTCGCAGGCGCAGCAGGCGGTGCTGCTCcagcggccgccgcagccgttCTCTAGGCCCGACCCTCGCATCGCCATCAAGCCGGATCGCGCGGCGGCGTTGAGGCTCGGCGCCaagccgccgctccctcgcccAGGGGCTGCGGGGCCCCAtgccgtcggcgtcggcgtcggcgtcggcggcaaCAAGCTGCTGGCCGGGTACCTGGCGCACGAGTTCCTGCGGTGCGGCACGCTCCTCGGCGAGCGGAGGCTCGAGCCGCTGGGCCGGAAGGAGAAGGAgcccgccctcgccgcccccgcgcccgaGCCGAGCAGGCGGTACGCGGAGGTTTCGCGGCTGCTCATGGCGGGCGGGGCACGCATCCCCGGCATCGTCAACCCCTCGCAGCTCGGCCGCTGGCTCCGGATCAAGGAGTGA
- the LOC101773551 gene encoding casein kinase 1 produces MEHVIGGKFKLGKKIGSGSFGELYLGVNIQSGEEVAIKLESVKSRHPQLHYESKLYMLLQGGTGIPHLKWFGVEGEYNVMVIDLLGPSLEDLFNFCSRRFSLKTVLMLADQMIARVEYMHTRGFLHRDIKPDNFLMGLGRKASQVYVIDYGLAKKYRDLQTHKHIPYRENKNLTGTARYASVNTHLGVEQSRRDDLESLGYVLMYFLRGSLPWQGLKAGTKKQKYDKISEKKMLTSIEALCKSYPSEFGTYFHYCRSLRFEDKPDYTYLKRLFRDLFIREGYQHDYVFDWTARQAADNDRLRLSGRGGLVGPSADRAAARQAVPDRFPGPVDAFGRRIDSGSGHYGEQHTKHRTLLDTLLAPKTTVDSDRRRPSSSRNGSTSRKALLSSSRGSGDPSDPNRSSHLLPTSSGSSRPSTNQRLHQSTGLEGRTSSFSKPGRIVHDDTTMRNFERLTISADRRK; encoded by the exons ATGGAGCACGTGATCGGAGGGAAGTTTAAGCTGGGGAAGAAGATTGGGAGCGGATCTTTTGGGGAGCTCTACCTCG GCGTGAACATACAgagcggcgaggaggtggctatCAAGTTG GAATCTGTCAAATCAAGACATCCTCAGCTTCATTATGAGTCAAAGCTATACATGCTTCTCCAAGGGGGAA CTGGGATTCCtcatttgaaatggttcggaGTGGAGGGGGAGTACAATGTCATGGTCATTGATCTTCTTGGTCCAAGCCTGGAGGACTTATTCAACTTCTGCAGCAGAAGATTCTCTCTTAAAACAGTACTTATGCTAGCTGATCAGATG ATAGCCAGGGTAGAGTACATGCACACGAGGGGGTTTCTTCATCGTGATATCAAGCCAGACAACTTCCTTATGGGCTTAGGCCGTAAAGCAAGCCAG GTTTATGTCATTGACTATGGCCTAGCGAAAAAGTATCGGGACCTCCAAACTCATAAACACATACCATACAG GGAGAACAAAAATCTCACAGGAACAGCACGATATGCTAGTGTAAACACCCATCTTGGAGTAG AACAGAGCAGGAGAGATGACCTAGAGTCTCTTGGTTACGTGCTGATGTACTTCCTGAGAGGAAG CCTTCCTTGGCAAGGCTTGAAAGCTGGCACGAAAAAACAGAAGTATGACAAAATCAGTGAGAAGAAAATGCTAACTTCAATTGAG GCCCTCTGTAAATCTTATCCATCAGAATTCGGTACATACTTCCATTATTGCCGATCTTTGCGATTTGAAGATAAGCCAGACTATACCTATTTGAAGAGACTCTTCCGAGATTTATTCATCCGTGAAG GGTACCAGCATGATTATGTATTTGATTGGACAGCAAGGCAAGCTGCAGACAATGACAGATTGAGA CTGAGTGGGAGAGGTGGGTTGGTGGGACCATCTGCAGACCGGGCTGCAG CGAGACAGGCTGTTCCGGATAGATTTCCCGGTCCGGTTGATGCATTTGGTAGAAGAATCGACTCTGGTTCTGGCCATTATGGAGAACAACACACAAAGCACAGAACTCTATTGGatacacttttagcacccaaGACG ACTGTTGATTCGGATAGAAGAAGGCCTTCATCATCGCGGAATGGGAGTACATCAAGGAAGGCCCTTCTGTCAAGCAGCAGAGGCTCTGGAGATCCCAGTGACCCGAATCGCAGTAGCCACCTACTCCCAACCAGCAGTGGCAGCAGCCGCCCATCAACTAATCAAAGGCTTCACCAGTCAACAGGACTTGAGGGCAGGACCTCATCATTCTCGAAACCAGGAAGAATCGTCCATGATGATACCACTATGAGGAACTTTGAACGCCTTACTATCAGTGCAGACAGGAGGAAATGA
- the LOC101772328 gene encoding succinate--CoA ligase [ADP-forming] subunit beta, mitochondrial produces MVRGSLGKLASRALSVAGRWQHQQLRRLNIHEYQGAELMGKYGINVPRGAAVGSVQELKDALKNAFPEEKEIVVKSQILAGGRGLGTFKSGLKGGVHIVKAEEAEGIASKMLGQILVTKQTGPEGKIVSKVYLCEKLSLTNEMYFAITLDRKSAGPLIIACSKGGTSIEDLAEKYPDMIIKVPIDVFKGITDEDAAKVVDGLALKAADRQSSIEQIKKLYELFCKCDCTLLEINPLAETADNKLVAADAKLNFDDNAAFRQKEIFALRDTTQEDPREVAAAKADLNYIGLDGEIGCMVNGAGLAMATMDIIKLHGGTPANFLDVGGSASEGQVVEAFKILTSDDRVKAILVNIFGGIMKCDVIASGIVNAAKQVDLKVPVVVRLEGTNVDQGKRILKESGMTLITAEDLDDAAEKAVKASVK; encoded by the exons ATGGTTCGCGGATCGCTCGGGAAGCTTGCGTCCCGCGCCCTCTCCGTCGCCGGGAGATGGCAGCACCAGCAGCTCCGCCGCCTCAACATCCACGAGTACCAG GGCGCGGAGTTGATGGGGAAGTATGGGATCAACGTGCCCAGGGGCGCGGCGGTCGGGTCCGTGCAGGAGCTCAAGGACGCCTTGAAGAACGCATTCCCCGAAGAGAAAGAG ATAGTTGTTAAGAGTCAAATCCTTGCTGGTGGCCGAGGGCTGGGCACTTTCAAAAGTGGGCTGAAAGGTGGTGTCCATATCGTTAAGGCTGAGGAAGCTGAAGGAATTGCGA GTAAAATGCTAGGCCAGATTCTTGTCACAAAGCAAACTGGTCCAGAGGGGAAGATTGTGAGCAAG GTCTATTTGTGTGAGAAACTGTCACTTACTAATGAAATGTACTTTGCCATCACCCTTGACAGGAAATCTGCTGGTCCG CTCATTATTGCCTGCAGCAAGGGAGGAACCAGTATTGAAGATCTAGCAGAGAAGTATCCTGACATGATTATCAAG GTTCCTATTGATGTATTCAAGGGAATCACAGATGAGGATGCTGCTAAAGTTGTTGATGGGCTAGCGCTAAAGGCAGCAGACAGGCAGTCTTCTATAGAACAGATTAAGAAGCTATATGAACTTTTCTGCAAGTGTGATTGCACACTGCTAGAG ATAAATCCTCTTGCGGAGACAGCTGACAACAAGCTTGTTGCTGCTGATGCAAAGTTGAACTTTGATGATAATGCGGCATTTAGACAGAAAGAAATATTTGCACTGCGCGATACAACACAGGAAGACCCCAGGGAG GTTGCTGCTGCCAAAGCAGATTTGAACTACATTGGTCTTGATGGAGAGATTGGTTGCATGGTGAATGGAGCAGGATTGGCCATGGCTACCATGGACATTATCAAGTTGCATGGTGGCACACCTGCCAATTTCCTTGATGTTGGTGGAAGTGCATCAGAGGGTCAG GTTGTGGAAGCATTTAAGATACTGACTTCAGATGATAGAGTGAAGGCAATTCTAGTGAACATTTTTGGGGGCATCATGAAATGTGATGTGATAGCAAGTGGAATTGTAAATGCTGCTAAACAG GTTGACCTGAAGGTTCCTGTTGTTGTTCGGCTAGAAGGCACTAACGTCGACCAAGGAAAGAGGATTCTTAAG gaaaGTGGAATGACACTAATCACAGCAGAAGATCTTGATGATGCAGCAGAAAAAGCTGTAAAGGCATCCGTCAAATAA